A single region of the Candidatus Reconcilbacillus cellulovorans genome encodes:
- a CDS encoding macrolide ABC transporter ATP-binding protein has translation MARELIIIAFRQVMVKPLRTLLTMLGIIVGVASVVTLVAIGRGTTARIEAQYESLGTNLLVVNLLGNGRATRLDYDELMQLELLPEFAAVAPVSTRGNATVKYERTQETFNVVGTNDRYREIMKLETAAGRFLSPADLEFRTKTAVLGSEVASTLFGRANPVGETVNIDGVHFTVVGVLKPKGSNIAGNAADSSVFIPLSTALRSYQIGAIRTAYFEAASKDDVGRAEQTVTAYLTRKFNGTDGFRVNNQTELLNARQEAVNTLVGMLVSVASISLLVGGIGIMNIMLVTVSERTREIGIRKSIGAKRRHILAQFLTESVVISVCGGLLGLLVGIAVALIWPLFNPQQTTRLSLDVGLYAFVFSALVGIVFGIYPAQKAARLNPIEALRFE, from the coding sequence GCGTCCGTCGTGACGCTCGTCGCGATCGGGCGGGGGACGACGGCCCGGATCGAGGCGCAATACGAATCGCTCGGAACGAACCTGCTCGTCGTCAACCTGCTCGGTAACGGCCGGGCGACGCGGCTCGACTACGACGAACTGATGCAGTTGGAGCTGTTGCCGGAGTTCGCGGCGGTCGCTCCGGTCTCGACGAGGGGCAACGCGACCGTCAAATATGAGCGCACCCAGGAGACGTTCAACGTCGTCGGCACGAACGACCGGTATCGCGAAATCATGAAGCTGGAAACAGCGGCAGGACGGTTTCTTTCGCCGGCCGACCTCGAGTTCCGGACCAAAACGGCCGTTCTCGGCAGCGAGGTCGCCTCGACGCTGTTCGGCAGAGCGAATCCGGTCGGCGAGACCGTCAACATCGACGGCGTCCATTTTACCGTCGTCGGCGTTTTGAAACCGAAAGGCTCGAACATCGCCGGCAATGCCGCCGATAGTTCCGTCTTCATTCCGCTGTCGACCGCGCTTCGGTCGTATCAGATCGGCGCGATCCGCACCGCCTATTTCGAGGCGGCTTCCAAGGACGACGTCGGCCGCGCGGAGCAGACGGTAACCGCCTATTTGACGCGGAAATTCAACGGAACCGACGGTTTTCGCGTCAACAACCAAACGGAACTGCTCAACGCGCGCCAAGAAGCGGTCAATACGCTCGTCGGCATGCTGGTCAGCGTCGCCTCGATTTCGCTGCTCGTCGGCGGCATCGGCATTATGAACATTATGCTGGTGACGGTCAGCGAGCGGACGCGGGAAATCGGCATCCGCAAATCGATCGGCGCGAAACGCCGGCACATTTTGGCGCAGTTTTTGACGGAATCGGTCGTCATCAGTGTTTGCGGCGGGTTGCTCGGGCTTTTGGTCGGGATCGCCGTCGCGCTTATCTGGCCGTTGTTCAACCCGCAGCAGACGACGCGGCTGTCGCTCGACGTCGGGTTGTATGCGTTTGTGTTTTCGGCGTTGGTCGGTATCGTGTTCGGCATTTATCCCGCCCAGAAGGCGGCGCGCCTGAATCCGATCGAGGCGCTTCGGTTCGAATGA